TGAGCAGCTCGCCGCAAGCAGACCTTCTGTGCATTGATAAATTTGATGCACGATCTGCCCGAATACTTCTTCGATGTATATTTGATCCAACGGGTCCAGCACTTCCGCCACCGAGATTACCTTGATTGGAGATATCCGCAATTTCCCTTGACGCTGGGCAGTCGCGAGCATTCTCAACATCGAGGCTGGCGCAACCAACACCGTCGGCTGATACTGATTCAGATGTTCAAGGTGCTGATCGAGCGGTATTTGCAAATCAAAGAACGAGAATTGAATGCGACGCCTGTTGACCGCTGTATACAGGTTGCTATTCGCTCGCAAGAAAAAAGCAATCCGATGCGTCGACCATAGCTGACCAGGCAATGCTTTCGCCAAAATAACCCCTGCCCATTTCGCCTGCTCCTGCGGTCCCACGAGAAAAAGCCCGCGATTGCCAGATGTCCCAGAAGACAAGCCTACGGTCACACCGTTTAATTGGGGAGTGAAATCGCGTGTCGTTTCTGCTTTCAGTGCAATCGCAAATGCTTCTTCCTTCTTGATCCCGCACGTATTCAGCTCGTCAAAATGGTCCATCATGCTCTTTTTATCAATCGGCTCCATCTGTCTCCAACGTTCTGGCGTTCCCAATCTCTTTCGGTAAAAAGGAGAGGCTGGCAAAATGCGAGTCAACATTGCTCTGACCTGCGCTTCTTGCCATTTCACCAGCTGCTCACGCGAGGAAAACCGACGGGCAAGCCACTTCGTTTTTGCATACTGCTTCAAGATCGTCATGATCTCCATGTGAACGCTCCTCTGCTGGCCTGCCAGACTTCCCCGCAGTGTGTCGGCATGATTTTCATGTCGGGACGTTGGCGGGATAGCACATGCAGCCTGTGCAAATGCTCGCGATACGCCTGTCGATCCGCCATGATCAACATAGCCAGCGGATGAGGCAACAGGTTGCCGCGATAGGCCTCACTCGACCAGGCAGCATCCGCGCACAAAAATACATCCCCATGATCCCGATCACGCAGGAACACACCAAATTGCCCGATTGCATGTCCGTTCAGATCGACGATGTACAGACTCTGATCCGCAAACAAATCGTAGCCTTCGGTGTATGGCGCGTAAGCTTCGGGCAATGCTACAAGCTCTCCTCGATCAATGAAAGTCACCCGTTCTTCGAAATCGTCAGGCATCAAATCAGGCAAGTACGCCTCCCGCAGCGCCGCCCAACCCGTCTTTCCCTTCACGTGATTGTAGGCACTCTCGAAGCAGTATAGTCGCGCATGCGGAAAATCACGCAAACCGCCGATATGATCCGCATGAAAATGGGAAATGAGAATACCTGCTATGTCTGTCGTTTGGATTCCGCGTGCTGCGTGCTGCTCAGCAATACTCTCGTGCGCCTTTGAGAATACGGGCGTTAATTTGCCGTACAGCGAATAAGGAAGCTTGCTCGTGGCTTCAAAAAAGCGCTGTGAATAGCCCGTATCAAAGAGCAGCAAGCCGTGGACGGGATGCTCGATAAGCCCTGCGATGGCGTGAAACGGAATGTTTTTCATCCGGCCGCCCTTTCGTGAAAACATTTCGAGCTGCTGGCAGTAGCCCGTGTCCATCAGCGTCAGTTTAACGTCCATCCTGCGTCCTCCACCATTCTGTAAAGGTCTCGATGCCTTGGGCAATGCTCACCCGTGGTTCATAGCCCAGATCGCGCTTCGCCTTTGAGATATCCAAGGTTTGTGATTTGGCGAGCACACCGACCGAGTAACGTGTCAAAACCGGCTCGCGATAGCCCAAAACGGTCTTGGAGAGTGTCTCCAGCACCCAAGCCGCGGCATACGCCTTCCAATATGGCAGCTCGCGCGTTTTCAGCGGAACACCCAAGCGCCGAAACACATCTGACAACACCTCAATCATTGTCACGGGCTCCCCATTTGTAATGTTGTAAGCCTGTCCCAATGTGTGCGCTGGAGAATCCATACACAAGATCAGCGCGTCCACGACATTTTCCACATAGGTCAAATCAATGATCGCCTTGCCTCCATCGATCAGCGGAACGAATTTCTTTTCATTGGCGCGGATCAATCTGGGAAGGATGGCATTGTCTCCTGGGCCAAACAAGGCCCGCGGACGAATCGTGATCGTCGGTAGTCCTGCAAGAAACGCCTTGTCGACTTCCAGCTCCGCCTGGTATTTCGTTTGTGCGTATGTATTGGCAAACCGAACGGGCATCGGTTCATCTTCGCGGATTCCCAGCTTGTCGTCAAAAGCAAAATAAATACTTGGCGTCGATACATGGACCAGACGCTGGATGCCGTGCAGCTTGCAGCCCTCGATGACATGAATGGTTCCTGTCACATTCGTCTCGTACATGTCACGGTACGTTCCCCACGGGGAGGAAAAAGCAGCAGCGTGATGCACGATATCCTGATCGCGGCAAGCCTTCACCATGGCTTCTCTGTCTCTTAGGTCTGCCCGAAGGAATCGAATGCCTCGCTCCTGCAATAGCTGGCCGATTCGCTCGTCTCGTCCTTGCGCTGTTACGTCATAGCCCATTTCATGCAGTCGTGTAGCCAGCTTCTGTCCGAGAAACCCAGTCGCCCCTGTTACTAGAACTCGCTTGTTCATTTCTTCCTCACGTCCTTACGCCTCTTCTCCGTTCCATTCGATATCGCTCGTACTGCAAGCAATCATGCTTTTTCCCGTTCGAAAGCTCTGCCAAGCCAAATCTGCCAGCATGGAGAACTGATCAAAAAAAGGTCGTGGATCATCCCACCTAAACAGAACATCCCTTGCAGAAAGCAGGTCGCTCACCCAACGTTTTGCCTTCTCTCCATTCGTCATGCCAGCAAGGCCGTATGTCAGCATCGCCATCCCTAGCATGCAAGCTTGTTTTCCAGCAGGAAAAACGTTTTTTCCCCGATCAGAAAAATAGGCAGTAGCCGCGTCGTGCTGTCCTGTAAACAAATGCACACCGCTTGTCAGGCGTGGATTGCACTCAATTACATACAGTTCTCCCTGCTCATTCTCAATGAAATCAAATGCGATTTGTCCACGAAACGTATGCCGTTGCACAAAGCGACTAACAAAATCTCTTACCTGTGGATGGTCTGAATAGGCAAAGTAAATCGAGGCACCCTGCCCTGCTGTATGTGTGGTTTCGTAATCGGCGTACAAGGTGAGCTGTCCATCCAGAGCAACCGCGTAGCTGCACACCTGTTTCCCTTTTATAAACTGTTGGACTAGCCATGGTTGCCCAACTGTCGGTTCGGGCAGTGTGGACTGCCCTGCCGCAGATGACGGGTCTGCCACGATTTGTACATGAGCTGCGAAGCGAGAATAGACGGGCTTCAGCACCACAGGTCCTCCTGCTTGCAGCATGGCCTCCCGCAATTGAGCCGAAGATTGTACCCGAACCGTATGTGGGACCAGTGCTCCCACCTCGCGCGCCATTTCGGCAAAAAGCCATTTGTCGTGCAACGAACGCAATACCTCGATTCCTTCCACTAGCACTTCACCATAGTCAAGCAATTGATCCCGCCCCTGCGATACGTAAAAGATCTCCTCGCAAGTCGGGATCAACAGATCGATACCCTCACGCTGCATGATTTCACACAGCTTTTCGATATAAGCATCGGGCTGCTGTCGGGGTGGAGGCACTTGGTAGGAGCGCTCTACATAACGAGAGTGCTGGCAAAGATGTCGCCCCGCACTCTCCGCTACAATCACTCGATGTCCCGCAGAACCCAGCAAGCGCGCCAGCTCTAACGTAGCTGGAGCTCGTCCTCCTGTCAGCAAGACTGATTGTTTAGTATTCAAGCACAATTCCTCCGAGAGACAAGCCAGCAGATGTGCCCAACAGCATCAGGTGATCGCCTCGCTGTACCCGATTTTGCCCAATCGCTTCATGCAGCGCCATCGGAATCGAAGCTGCAATGACATTTCCATGATCCGCCAGAATGTTCACCATTTGCTGGTCGCTAAATCCGAGCTTGCCTGCCATGATCCGCATCGCCATCCCACTGGCCTGATGAGGAATGACGGTACGGATTTGCTCCTTGGTTACAGAGGCTGAGGACAGCAAACGATCCACGAATCCGGTAATCAGCTGCGAGGTCAGGCGAAAAATTTTCCGTCCGTCCATATCAAATGCAAAGTCTGCTTCTCTTCCTTGCGCAAATTGTCTCGGGTGGATCAACGTGCCGCCACCCCTTATTTCGGAATAATGCGCGCCTTCACTATATGTTTTCATGCTAGAACCCAAGATGCGGGAGCTTTCTGTTTCTGGCGTCCTGCCGATGACAACAGCCGCTGCCCCATCTCCGAACAGCACGCAGCTCTCTTTTTGCTCCCAATTCAAACCTGCGGAGGATATCTCTGATGAAATGATCAAGACTCGCTCGTAAATACCAACCGCCATCTGGCATGACATCACATCCAGCGCAGTAACGAAGCTGAGGCATGTCGCATTTATATCAAAGCAGGGAATGCCTGATTTGCTTAGTTGAAGCTCTTCTTGAATCAAAGCAGCCGTGCATGGGATTTCCTGCTGCGCCGTCCCGCTTGCACACACGATACAATCGATCTCGTGAAGGGAAAGTCCCGCCGCTTCCAAAGCACGCCTAGCAGCGATGGCACCCATCTGTGCTGCCGTTTCATTCGTCACAAAATGTCTGACGCTTACCCCGGACTTTTTCTCTACCCATCCAGCCGCAAGTCCCAGCTTTTCTTCCAGTTCTGCTGCTGTCACTCGCCGAGTCGGCAAGTATTTCCCTGTTCCGAGGATTTTGATTTTTCTCTCCATATTCTGTGTCTCCCTTAGCTCGCATTCCTACACACTATTCGACATCTGCCATTTATTTTACCTAAGTTTGTCGATTTATGGGAAACAGAATAAACACTTGGTACGAAATACCCAAGTGTTTATGTATGCTGCATTTCTTCTCCCACTATAGTAAAAAGCGATAACCGACACCCCACACCGTCTCGATGTATTGCGGCTTAGCCGGATCACTTTCTATTTTTTCCCGCAGCTTGCTAATATGCACGGTC
The window above is part of the Brevibacillus brevis NBRC 100599 genome. Proteins encoded here:
- a CDS encoding beta-ketoacyl-ACP synthase III, with protein sequence MERKIKILGTGKYLPTRRVTAAELEEKLGLAAGWVEKKSGVSVRHFVTNETAAQMGAIAARRALEAAGLSLHEIDCIVCASGTAQQEIPCTAALIQEELQLSKSGIPCFDINATCLSFVTALDVMSCQMAVGIYERVLIISSEISSAGLNWEQKESCVLFGDGAAAVVIGRTPETESSRILGSSMKTYSEGAHYSEIRGGGTLIHPRQFAQGREADFAFDMDGRKIFRLTSQLITGFVDRLLSSASVTKEQIRTVIPHQASGMAMRIMAGKLGFSDQQMVNILADHGNVIAASIPMALHEAIGQNRVQRGDHLMLLGTSAGLSLGGIVLEY
- a CDS encoding NAD-dependent epimerase/dehydratase family protein; this translates as MNKRVLVTGATGFLGQKLATRLHEMGYDVTAQGRDERIGQLLQERGIRFLRADLRDREAMVKACRDQDIVHHAAAFSSPWGTYRDMYETNVTGTIHVIEGCKLHGIQRLVHVSTPSIYFAFDDKLGIREDEPMPVRFANTYAQTKYQAELEVDKAFLAGLPTITIRPRALFGPGDNAILPRLIRANEKKFVPLIDGGKAIIDLTYVENVVDALILCMDSPAHTLGQAYNITNGEPVTMIEVLSDVFRRLGVPLKTRELPYWKAYAAAWVLETLSKTVLGYREPVLTRYSVGVLAKSQTLDISKAKRDLGYEPRVSIAQGIETFTEWWRTQDGR
- a CDS encoding F390 synthetase-related protein; translated protein: MEIMTILKQYAKTKWLARRFSSREQLVKWQEAQVRAMLTRILPASPFYRKRLGTPERWRQMEPIDKKSMMDHFDELNTCGIKKEEAFAIALKAETTRDFTPQLNGVTVGLSSGTSGNRGLFLVGPQEQAKWAGVILAKALPGQLWSTHRIAFFLRANSNLYTAVNRRRIQFSFFDLQIPLDQHLEHLNQYQPTVLVAPASMLRMLATAQRQGKLRISPIKVISVAEVLDPLDQIYIEEVFGQIVHQIYQCTEGLLAASCSHGTLHVNEDLVVVEKEYLDEKKERFFPIITDFSRTTQPIIRYRLNDILTEKRTPCPCGSVFMALESIEGRADDLFVFRHENEARWISVFPDFIRRAVITSSDAIEEYTVRQLSYEQVELALLMKDGEGPSMREQERVRQSLERVIADQQGQLPAIVFAPYELNLGTKKLRRVERMFVLGEQAID
- a CDS encoding ATP-grasp domain-containing protein, whose translation is MNTKQSVLLTGGRAPATLELARLLGSAGHRVIVAESAGRHLCQHSRYVERSYQVPPPRQQPDAYIEKLCEIMQREGIDLLIPTCEEIFYVSQGRDQLLDYGEVLVEGIEVLRSLHDKWLFAEMAREVGALVPHTVRVQSSAQLREAMLQAGGPVVLKPVYSRFAAHVQIVADPSSAAGQSTLPEPTVGQPWLVQQFIKGKQVCSYAVALDGQLTLYADYETTHTAGQGASIYFAYSDHPQVRDFVSRFVQRHTFRGQIAFDFIENEQGELYVIECNPRLTSGVHLFTGQHDAATAYFSDRGKNVFPAGKQACMLGMAMLTYGLAGMTNGEKAKRWVSDLLSARDVLFRWDDPRPFFDQFSMLADLAWQSFRTGKSMIACSTSDIEWNGEEA
- a CDS encoding MBL fold metallo-hydrolase: MDVKLTLMDTGYCQQLEMFSRKGGRMKNIPFHAIAGLIEHPVHGLLLFDTGYSQRFFEATSKLPYSLYGKLTPVFSKAHESIAEQHAARGIQTTDIAGILISHFHADHIGGLRDFPHARLYCFESAYNHVKGKTGWAALREAYLPDLMPDDFEERVTFIDRGELVALPEAYAPYTEGYDLFADQSLYIVDLNGHAIGQFGVFLRDRDHGDVFLCADAAWSSEAYRGNLLPHPLAMLIMADRQAYREHLHRLHVLSRQRPDMKIMPTHCGEVWQASRGAFTWRS